The Chamaesiphon minutus PCC 6605 DNA window TCAAAAAGGGCGATACCGTTCAAGTTATCTCTGGCAGTGACAAAGGTAAAATTGGCGAAATCCTCAAATCCATCCCCGAACTGAGCAAGGTGATCGTTAAAGGTGTAAGCATTCGCACCAAGCACATCAAACCCGCTCAAGAAGGTGAATCTGGTCGAATCGAGACCGCTGAATCGCCCATTCACAGCTCCAAAGTTATGCTCTACTCGACCAAGCAAAACGTAGCGAGTCGGATCGGTTATACCGTAAATGCTGAAGGCAAAAAGGTCCGGATCTTAAAGAAAACTGGCGAAATTATCGACTAGTTAATTGTCACTTCTTATTTTATCGACGATCGATCGTCGCAGATTATTCTCCTGACCAAGCCCAGGAACCTAAATAAACCAATATCATGGCGCAACAACTTAAAACTAAGTATCAACAGGAAATTACACCCAAGCTGATGGAGCAATTTGGCTACACCAATCTGCTCCAAGTGCCCAAGGTGATTAAAGTTACCGTCAATCGGGGTTTAGGCGAAGCAGCGACTAATGCTAAAGCTCTCGAATCTTCGATCGCCGAAATTGCCAAAATTACTGGACAAAAACCCGTCGTTACTCGTGCTAAAAAAGCGATCGCGGGTTTTAAAATTCGTGCTGGGATGCCCGTCGGCGTAATGGTAACCCTACGCGGCGATCGGATGTACGCCTTCCTCGACAGATTTATCAACCTGACCCTACCCCGAATTCGGGACTTCCGAGGCATCAGTCCCAAAAGCTTTGACGGTCGTGGCAACTACAGTATCGGGATTCGCGAACAACTGATCTTCCCCGAAATCGAGTACGACCAAATCGACCAAATTCGCGGGATGGATATCTCGATTATCACCACAGCCGATAACGACGAAGCCGGACGTGCTCTCTTAAAAGAAATGGGAATGCCCTTCCGCGCCAGTTAACCTCTCTAGGCACCAGCAGCAATCGTGGTATGGATCGATGGAGAGCAATAGCTATTCACTATTTTCACTATCCACTGCTTGGTGCGCTAAACCCTTGGGAAACCCGAGGAACGCGCATCCGCTATCCACTATTCACTATTCACTAATTTTCACCCTAAACAACAAATGGCGGCACACGATACCATCTCAGACATGTTGACTCGCATTCGGAATGCGAGCATCGTCAAACATCAAACCACCAACCTGCCAGCAACCAAACTCACTCGCAGCATTGCCACTGTCCTCAGACAAGAAGGCTATGTCGGTGAGTTTGAAGAAACAGGCGAAGGCATTGACAAAAAATTAGTTCTCACATTGAGATACAAAGGCAAAAATCGCCAACCGATTATCACCGCACTCCAACGCGTGAGTAAGCCCGGTCTGCGCGTCTACTCCAACCACAAAGACTTACCTAAAGTGCTCGGGGGCATCGGGATTGCCGTAATTTCTACTTCGAGTGGAATTATGACCGATCGCGAGGCTCGCAAACAAGGCTTGGGTGGCGAAGTTCTCTGTTACGTCTGGTAATAGAAGCGTAACCAGCAGTAAGTAAAAATCGCAGGTCGATTTTTCAGAAATTAGTAACTATATATGTGCTAAATCTTGCTCCCCTGGCTCAAATATTCATCTTTGCATACGCGTCCCGTATCGCAATTTCATTGACAAGGAGTAAATAATTAATATGTCTAGAATTGGTAAACGTCCAATTCCTTTACCAGCCAAAGTGACTGTCACTCTCGACGGTCAATCGGTTGTGGTTAAAGGCCCCAAAGGCGAACTTTCTCGCGTACTCCCATCCGGCGTAGTCGTCATGATGGAAGGTGACACCGTCGTGGTCAATCGGGCAAATGAATCCCGTCCCGCGCGCCAACAACATGGCTTGTGTCGAACTTTAGTCGCCAACATGGTCGAAGGTGTCTCCACTGGATTCCAGAAGAAACTCGAAATTCAAGGGGTCGGTTATCGGGCAGCGGTCGATGGTAGAATTCTGACTCTCAACGTTGGTTACAGTCTACCCGTTAAAATCGACCCACCCGCTGGAATTACGATCGAAGTTCCTAAAGAAAAAAATACTAGTGTCACCATCAGTGGCATTGACAAAGAATTAGTCGGCAATACTGCTGCCAAAATCCGCGATGTTCGCCCACCAGAAGTTTACAAAGGTAAGGGAATTCGCTACGAAGGTGAAGTTGTCCGCCGGAAAGCTGGTAAATCTGGGAAGAAATAGAACATAACATGAAATTAACTCGTAAAGAAGCAGTCCAACGCCGTCATCGCCGCGTTCGTAAGGGCGTCCAAGGTTCGACCGAGCGTCCTCGCTTGGCAATCTTTAGATCCTTGCAACATATCTACGCTCAAGTTATCGATGACACCGAGCAGCACACGTTAGTTGCCGCATCTAGCCTCGAACCAGAACTTAAATCTAAACTCAGCACTGGTGGTAATATCGAAGCAGCCACAGAAGTTGGTAAACTTATCGCCGAACGTGCCAAAGCTAAAGGAATCGAGCTAGTAGTATTCGATCGAGGTGGTAATCTCTATCATGGCCGCGTCCAAGCTCTAGCCGATGCCGCTCGTGAAGCTGGCTTGAATTTCTAACCTATAAATTCCAAATATCAGATTATGGCACAAGAACAACAAGAACGACGTGGTGGCGGTAGCGGCGAACAGCGTCGCGGCAGCGGCGGCAAGGGCGGCGGCGGTAAAGGCGGTGGTAAAGGTAAAAAGGAAGAAAAGGAAATTACATACCAAGAACGGGTAATTCAAATCCGTCGGGTTAGTAAAGTAGTCAAAGGCGGTAAAAAACTTAGCTTCCGCGCCATTGTCGTCATCGGCAATGAGAAAGGCGAAGTTGGTGTTGGCGTCGGTAAAGCCAGCGACGTGATCGGTGCAGTCCGTAAAGGCGTAGCCGATGGTAAAAAACACCTAATTACCATTCCTTTAACTAAATCTAATACCATTCCTCACCCGATCGTCGGTGGTGGCGGCGGTGCTAATGTGATGATGCGCCCAGCCGCTCCTGGTA harbors:
- the rplX gene encoding 50S ribosomal protein L24, with amino-acid sequence MAKQKPKVKHRMHVKKGDTVQVISGSDKGKIGEILKSIPELSKVIVKGVSIRTKHIKPAQEGESGRIETAESPIHSSKVMLYSTKQNVASRIGYTVNAEGKKVRILKKTGEIID
- the rplE gene encoding 50S ribosomal protein L5, translated to MAQQLKTKYQQEITPKLMEQFGYTNLLQVPKVIKVTVNRGLGEAATNAKALESSIAEIAKITGQKPVVTRAKKAIAGFKIRAGMPVGVMVTLRGDRMYAFLDRFINLTLPRIRDFRGISPKSFDGRGNYSIGIREQLIFPEIEYDQIDQIRGMDISIITTADNDEAGRALLKEMGMPFRAS
- the rpsH gene encoding 30S ribosomal protein S8 gives rise to the protein MAAHDTISDMLTRIRNASIVKHQTTNLPATKLTRSIATVLRQEGYVGEFEETGEGIDKKLVLTLRYKGKNRQPIITALQRVSKPGLRVYSNHKDLPKVLGGIGIAVISTSSGIMTDREARKQGLGGEVLCYVW
- the rplF gene encoding 50S ribosomal protein L6, with protein sequence MSRIGKRPIPLPAKVTVTLDGQSVVVKGPKGELSRVLPSGVVVMMEGDTVVVNRANESRPARQQHGLCRTLVANMVEGVSTGFQKKLEIQGVGYRAAVDGRILTLNVGYSLPVKIDPPAGITIEVPKEKNTSVTISGIDKELVGNTAAKIRDVRPPEVYKGKGIRYEGEVVRRKAGKSGKK
- the rplR gene encoding 50S ribosomal protein L18, with product MKLTRKEAVQRRHRRVRKGVQGSTERPRLAIFRSLQHIYAQVIDDTEQHTLVAASSLEPELKSKLSTGGNIEAATEVGKLIAERAKAKGIELVVFDRGGNLYHGRVQALADAAREAGLNF
- the rpsE gene encoding 30S ribosomal protein S5, whose protein sequence is MAQEQQERRGGGSGEQRRGSGGKGGGGKGGGKGKKEEKEITYQERVIQIRRVSKVVKGGKKLSFRAIVVIGNEKGEVGVGVGKASDVIGAVRKGVADGKKHLITIPLTKSNTIPHPIVGGGGGANVMMRPAAPGTGVIAGGAVRTVLELAGVKNILAKQLGSGNPLNNARAAVNALKTLRSFNQVAEDRGVTVADLFA